One stretch of Flavobacterium sp. 9 DNA includes these proteins:
- a CDS encoding BamA/TamA family outer membrane protein, protein MIKSLKNIYFHYQYKILGLLFFISFHSNAQTETSNPEICPPKTILEIFKKKDSAYVVKPTKNDFFLIIPAIGSQPATGFFFGAVAQYTFKGKQEADKYSIANLGITYTVKKQWLVNVKNNILLRNNRIFLSGDYRLYIFSQPNYGLGTDIIPHHSKKAGFSIDSIAEPMDYNYFKFHQTVSFEVAKNFYVGGGINLDWYSNIEDEDLDVENGQFTYHYNYSQKYGFNNLEYFLSGMSLNLVHDSRDNQVNSTHGWFANINYRFNPVLFHNQEYSNVLYAEYRGFFPLSSKNKGYILGIWTYGQFVTRGKVPYLNLPAIGWDQRSRSGEGYTQGLFRGNGLVYLSTEFRFPITCNQMFSGVVFTNFVTASNSDTNTALFSSVQPAAGVGLRILIDKKTRTNLIVDYAWGNNSKGFYLNAGETF, encoded by the coding sequence ATGATAAAATCTTTAAAAAATATTTACTTCCATTATCAATATAAAATCTTAGGGTTACTCTTTTTTATTTCATTTCATTCGAACGCACAAACCGAAACTTCTAATCCGGAAATATGTCCTCCAAAAACAATATTAGAAATCTTCAAAAAGAAAGATTCAGCTTATGTTGTCAAACCCACAAAAAATGATTTTTTCTTAATAATTCCTGCTATTGGTTCTCAGCCGGCAACGGGATTCTTTTTTGGAGCCGTTGCGCAATATACCTTTAAAGGAAAGCAAGAAGCAGACAAATATTCTATCGCTAATTTAGGCATAACATATACCGTTAAAAAACAATGGCTTGTAAATGTCAAGAATAATATATTACTACGAAATAACAGGATTTTTTTAAGCGGAGATTATAGATTGTATATTTTTTCGCAGCCCAATTACGGATTAGGAACAGATATTATTCCGCATCACAGCAAAAAAGCAGGATTTAGTATCGATTCTATTGCAGAACCTATGGATTATAATTATTTCAAGTTTCATCAAACTGTTTCGTTTGAAGTCGCTAAGAATTTTTATGTTGGCGGCGGAATAAATCTTGATTGGTATTCGAATATAGAAGATGAGGATTTAGATGTCGAAAACGGACAATTTACGTATCATTATAACTACAGCCAAAAATATGGATTCAATAATTTAGAGTACTTTTTGAGTGGAATGAGTCTTAATTTAGTTCACGATTCAAGAGACAATCAGGTAAATTCGACACATGGCTGGTTTGCCAATATCAATTATCGATTTAATCCCGTTTTGTTTCATAATCAGGAATATAGTAATGTTTTGTACGCAGAATATCGAGGTTTTTTTCCACTTTCGAGCAAGAACAAAGGATATATATTAGGAATCTGGACGTATGGACAATTCGTAACCAGAGGAAAAGTTCCGTATTTGAATTTGCCTGCGATTGGTTGGGATCAGCGAAGCAGGAGTGGAGAAGGATACACGCAAGGATTGTTTAGAGGAAACGGATTAGTATATCTTTCGACAGAATTCAGGTTTCCAATTACTTGTAATCAAATGTTTAGCGGAGTCGTTTTTACCAATTTTGTAACCGCAAGTAATAGCGACACAAATACAGCACTGTTTAGTTCGGTTCAGCCTGCGGCGGGCGTTGGTTTGCGTATTTTAATTGATAAAAAAACGAGAACCAATCTTATTGTTGATTATGCGTGGGGAAATAATTCTAAAGGATTTTATCTAAATGCCGGAGAAACTTTTTGA
- a CDS encoding bestrophin family protein, whose product MLLKKRIPMRYVLGKIKVELALVMTYTILFEIVHHYFRSVAVEIPIAIPTMVGTIISLLLAFKSNQAYDRWWEARIIWGSIVNESRTLVRQMLTFYKDPDFSVEANEFKENFTKRQIAWCYSLGQALRNKDAIKPIKEFISEEELNFVKNHQNIPNAILLLHARDLRIARKDKRLNMYQQVEIDSTLTRLCDAMGKCERIKNTIFPTTYSLYIRMTLYLFILLLPFGLISLLSWFAVPLITMIGGTFFLIERMAIHLQDPFENRPTDTPVTAISNTIEKNLMQMLNEFQSEFDIIKEFNLKPEPKKAENDAYFVL is encoded by the coding sequence ATGTTATTAAAGAAAAGAATACCAATGCGATATGTACTGGGGAAAATCAAGGTCGAGCTGGCCCTGGTTATGACTTATACGATTTTGTTTGAAATTGTTCACCATTATTTCAGAAGCGTAGCAGTCGAAATACCAATTGCGATTCCAACAATGGTAGGTACAATTATCTCTTTATTATTAGCTTTCAAATCAAATCAAGCTTATGACAGATGGTGGGAAGCAAGGATTATTTGGGGATCAATTGTAAACGAATCGAGAACTTTGGTAAGACAAATGCTGACTTTTTACAAAGACCCAGATTTTTCTGTAGAAGCAAATGAATTCAAAGAAAATTTCACCAAAAGACAAATTGCTTGGTGTTATAGTCTTGGGCAAGCTTTGCGAAATAAAGATGCTATAAAACCCATCAAAGAATTTATTAGCGAAGAAGAATTGAATTTTGTAAAAAATCATCAAAACATTCCAAATGCGATATTGTTGCTTCACGCAAGAGATTTAAGAATTGCCAGAAAAGACAAACGTCTTAATATGTATCAGCAAGTAGAAATTGATAGCACTTTGACAAGATTATGTGATGCAATGGGGAAATGTGAGCGTATTAAAAACACGATTTTTCCAACGACTTACAGCTTGTATATTAGAATGACATTGTATTTATTCATTCTATTATTGCCTTTTGGTTTGATTAGTTTGTTGAGCTGGTTTGCAGTTCCGTTGATTACAATGATTGGAGGAACTTTCTTTTTGATCGAAAGAATGGCAATTCATTTGCAGGATCCTTTTGAAAACAGACCAACAGATACGCCAGTTACAGCGATTTCGAATACAATCGAGAAAAACTTAATGCAAATGCTAAACGAGTTTCAAAGTGAATTTGATATCATCAAAGAATTTAATCTGAAACCAGAACCTAAAAAAGCGGAAAACGACGCTTACTTCGTTTTATAA
- a CDS encoding PLP-dependent aminotransferase family protein, whose protein sequence is MKNSNYLYLQFADRIEKQIKSGVLNVGDKLPSIREVCAETGYSMSTVSKAYYEVESRSLIESRPQSGYYVSNTSARIITEPSPSSPILRCQNVDRQDLIDQVYGNMTDQNITMLSLGFPSNELLPIAKLNKGMVQAMRQLPNSGTSYEEVKGNPNLRREIARWSFTWGGSLTEEDIITMPGCTSAISHCLMTLTKPGDTIITESPAYFGILQLAKSLGLYIMELPTNMTTGIELDALKKALSSKKVKLCLLMSNFSNPSGSMMPNEHKIEVVRLMEFYNIPLIEDDIHGDLYFGSSRPTNCKTYDESGIVLCCSSVSKTLAPGYRVGWVSPGKFKKEILRNKIYHTLSSPTITHQVVGDFLKNGRYENHLRKIRTILNQNCNNYINTVLESFPTGTKVSQPQGGFFLWLEMDKSFDTAAFYHLAMKHNISIAPGRIFSLQDQFSNCMRLSFGLPWTNELRQSIQTLGRLAGK, encoded by the coding sequence ATGAAAAACTCAAATTACTTATATCTTCAGTTTGCTGACAGAATCGAAAAACAGATTAAATCCGGTGTTTTAAATGTTGGCGACAAATTGCCCTCAATCCGCGAAGTCTGTGCAGAAACCGGTTATAGTATGAGCACGGTTAGTAAGGCTTATTATGAAGTCGAAAGCCGTTCTTTGATCGAATCAAGACCGCAATCTGGTTATTATGTAAGTAATACTTCGGCCAGAATAATTACTGAACCTTCGCCAAGCAGTCCTATTTTGAGATGTCAAAACGTTGACAGACAAGATTTAATCGATCAGGTTTATGGTAACATGACGGATCAGAATATTACGATGCTTTCGCTGGGATTTCCTTCTAATGAATTGTTGCCAATCGCCAAATTAAACAAAGGAATGGTTCAGGCAATGCGACAACTCCCAAATAGCGGAACAAGTTATGAGGAGGTAAAAGGGAATCCGAATTTAAGACGGGAAATTGCCCGATGGTCTTTTACCTGGGGTGGATCTCTAACGGAGGAAGATATCATAACAATGCCGGGATGTACAAGCGCAATTTCGCATTGTTTGATGACGCTGACTAAACCGGGAGATACTATTATTACTGAAAGTCCGGCGTATTTTGGGATATTGCAATTGGCTAAATCTCTTGGATTATACATCATGGAATTGCCTACAAACATGACAACGGGAATAGAACTTGATGCGTTGAAAAAAGCACTTTCGTCGAAGAAAGTAAAGCTTTGTTTATTGATGAGCAATTTTAGTAATCCGTCTGGAAGTATGATGCCAAATGAGCATAAAATTGAAGTTGTGAGATTAATGGAATTTTACAATATTCCTTTAATCGAAGATGATATTCACGGCGATTTGTACTTTGGCTCAAGCCGACCAACGAATTGTAAAACGTATGACGAAAGCGGAATTGTGCTTTGCTGTAGTTCGGTTTCTAAAACTCTGGCTCCGGGATATCGCGTAGGTTGGGTTTCGCCGGGGAAATTTAAAAAGGAAATCTTAAGAAACAAAATTTATCACACGCTCTCCTCGCCTACTATTACGCATCAGGTTGTGGGAGATTTTCTTAAAAACGGACGTTATGAAAACCATCTTAGAAAAATACGCACAATCCTGAATCAGAATTGTAATAATTATATCAATACGGTTTTGGAATCTTTCCCAACAGGAACAAAAGTAAGTCAGCCTCAAGGTGGATTTTTTCTTTGGCTGGAAATGGACAAAAGCTTTGATACGGCGGCTTTTTATCATTTGGCAATGAAACACAATATTAGTATTGCGCCCGGAAGAATTTTCTCTTTGCAGGATCAGTTTTCTAATTGTATGCGATTGAGTTTTGGTTTGCCGTGGACAAATGAATTGCGTCAATCGATACAAACACTTGGAAGATTGGCGGGGAAATAA
- a CDS encoding response regulator transcription factor, translated as MKLLIVEDEPNLLSILRKGFAENNNEVSVALDGKTALEMIHNYNFDVVILDVMLPDINGIEICRRLRASKNFVPVLLLTALGTSENIVTGLNAGADDYLVKPFKFGELDARVNALNRRANQDTEKVDTIVISDLEINGKAKSVKRDGESIILTAKEFKLLYYLAKNTGRIVSRDQILDNVWDINFDMNTNVVDVYITYLRKKIDKPYSTKLIHTMKGLGYILKP; from the coding sequence ATGAAATTACTTATAGTCGAAGATGAACCAAATCTTTTGTCGATTTTACGAAAAGGTTTTGCCGAAAACAACAATGAAGTAAGCGTTGCTCTTGATGGTAAAACAGCTCTTGAAATGATTCATAATTACAATTTTGATGTTGTAATTCTCGACGTTATGTTACCGGATATTAACGGAATCGAAATTTGTAGAAGATTGCGTGCCAGCAAGAATTTTGTTCCCGTTTTGCTTTTAACAGCGCTTGGAACTTCAGAAAATATCGTAACGGGATTAAATGCCGGTGCCGATGATTATTTGGTAAAACCATTTAAATTTGGAGAACTTGACGCAAGGGTAAATGCATTAAACAGAAGAGCAAATCAGGATACCGAAAAAGTAGATACTATTGTAATCAGCGATTTAGAAATAAACGGAAAAGCCAAATCTGTAAAAAGAGACGGAGAATCGATTATTTTAACCGCAAAAGAGTTCAAATTACTGTATTATTTGGCTAAAAACACGGGTAGAATTGTGTCTCGCGATCAGATTTTGGACAATGTTTGGGATATTAATTTTGACATGAATACCAATGTTGTCGATGTTTATATTACGTATTTAAGAAAGAAAATAGATAAGCCTTATTCGACTAAACTTATTCATACAATGAAAGGTTTAGGTTATATTTTAAAGCCATAA
- a CDS encoding 5-carboxymethyl-2-hydroxymuconate Delta-isomerase: MPHFVIDCSENVIRIKSADDIMQEVYNSALSTGLFPASEIKVRINPFAYYNNGNSLEDFIHVFAYILEGRNTHQKVNLSNVIVSKLNAIIPEVPIISINISDFEKASYFNKAML; the protein is encoded by the coding sequence ATGCCACACTTTGTTATTGATTGCTCTGAAAATGTTATCCGAATAAAATCTGCAGACGATATCATGCAGGAAGTTTATAATTCGGCATTATCAACAGGACTTTTTCCTGCTTCTGAAATCAAGGTTCGTATCAATCCTTTTGCATATTATAATAATGGAAATTCCCTGGAAGATTTTATTCACGTTTTCGCATACATTCTGGAAGGCCGAAATACCCATCAAAAGGTCAATTTATCAAACGTAATTGTATCTAAACTAAATGCCATTATTCCCGAAGTTCCAATTATTTCAATTAATATTAGCGACTTCGAAAAAGCGAGTTATTTTAATAAAGCAATGCTTTAG
- a CDS encoding acyl-CoA dehydrogenase, with the protein MKNTKLQAFTPLFYLVWSDDLLTQKEFTTIQKFINDLSWLSPEEKQQLLSKVDISNPPSRNELSQWKLDIEKSIQNKTDIKSLFDIAEAVSEKDVDISDLKSSFIKLENDLGVLGEEVIQNFKTKAGSFTANSQTNSDFDIQKITELLDGKEAAIIKKVKSIISKPEFAYETSTDINVYRQTVYNWCKILAEENLGNMAYPKQYGGGENIADYFAIMETLSYHDLSLVIKFGVQFGLWGMSVQSLGTEKHYAKYLKDIGTLKIPGCFAMTETHHGSNVKGLETTATYNHSDQTFVIHTPNKNAQKEYIGNAAVHGQMATVFAKLIIDNHDYGVNAFVVPLRDTNGNTLNGVTIGDCGHKMGLNGVDNGTISFDNVVIPKENMLDRFASVNDKGEFESPIPSDNRRFFTMLGTLVGGRIGIPRSALAAAKSGLTIAIRYSDQRRQFGPEGGSEVPILNYRMHQRRLIPPLAKTYAVHFALQYLTNRFLNRTEAEMQEIEALAAGMKSYSTWSTRDILQECREACGGKGYLSENRIDALKNDTEIYTTFEGDNTVLMQLVAKNRLSEFRKSFGEMGAAGIINYVFENAKTAITEKNPIATRRTDDEHLLDGEFHLQAFIHREKAILASAARRIKKLVDGGLEPYDAFNVVQHQMIDVAQAYLERVVLEQFQLAIKTVEDQKTKEILTKLNHLYALSQLEKNKAWYLEDGYMEAVKTKAIRKIVNQLCWDIRPDAVSLVNAFDIPESCLAAPIAV; encoded by the coding sequence ATGAAAAATACCAAGCTCCAAGCCTTTACTCCGTTGTTTTATTTAGTGTGGTCAGATGATTTGCTGACTCAAAAAGAGTTTACCACAATTCAGAAATTTATTAATGATTTGTCGTGGCTTTCGCCCGAAGAAAAACAGCAACTTCTTTCGAAAGTAGACATTTCAAATCCGCCTTCGCGAAATGAACTCTCTCAATGGAAATTGGATATTGAGAAAAGTATTCAGAATAAAACTGACATAAAATCACTTTTTGATATTGCAGAAGCAGTTTCAGAAAAAGACGTGGATATTTCGGATTTGAAATCCAGTTTTATAAAACTAGAGAATGATTTAGGAGTTTTAGGAGAAGAAGTAATTCAGAATTTCAAAACAAAAGCGGGTTCTTTTACTGCAAATTCCCAAACCAATAGTGATTTTGATATTCAGAAAATAACAGAACTTCTGGACGGAAAAGAAGCTGCGATTATTAAAAAAGTTAAATCGATTATTTCAAAACCCGAATTTGCTTACGAAACTTCAACAGATATAAATGTCTACCGACAAACAGTTTACAATTGGTGTAAAATCCTGGCAGAAGAAAACCTAGGAAATATGGCATATCCAAAACAATACGGCGGAGGAGAAAATATAGCCGATTATTTCGCGATTATGGAAACTTTGAGTTACCACGATTTAAGTTTAGTGATAAAATTTGGCGTTCAGTTTGGACTTTGGGGAATGAGCGTTCAGTCTTTAGGAACCGAGAAACATTATGCTAAATACCTAAAAGATATTGGAACGTTAAAAATTCCGGGTTGTTTTGCGATGACCGAAACACATCACGGTTCAAACGTAAAAGGTCTTGAAACTACAGCAACTTATAATCATAGCGATCAGACATTTGTAATTCATACACCAAACAAAAACGCGCAAAAAGAATATATTGGAAATGCTGCGGTTCACGGACAAATGGCAACTGTTTTTGCTAAATTAATTATTGACAATCATGATTATGGCGTGAATGCATTTGTGGTTCCGCTTCGAGATACAAACGGAAATACTTTAAATGGAGTTACTATCGGTGATTGTGGTCATAAAATGGGCTTAAATGGCGTAGATAATGGAACCATAAGTTTTGATAACGTTGTAATTCCGAAAGAAAATATGCTAGATCGTTTTGCTTCTGTCAATGATAAAGGCGAATTCGAAAGCCCGATTCCAAGTGATAATCGACGTTTTTTTACCATGTTAGGAACTTTGGTTGGAGGACGAATTGGAATTCCACGTTCGGCTTTGGCTGCAGCCAAATCAGGATTGACAATTGCCATTCGCTACAGCGATCAAAGAAGACAATTTGGACCGGAAGGAGGTTCAGAAGTTCCGATTTTAAATTACAGAATGCACCAACGTCGTTTGATTCCGCCTTTGGCTAAAACTTATGCCGTTCATTTTGCTTTACAATATCTTACGAATCGTTTTCTAAACAGAACCGAAGCAGAAATGCAGGAAATCGAAGCTCTCGCAGCCGGAATGAAATCATATTCGACTTGGAGTACAAGAGATATTCTGCAAGAATGTCGCGAAGCTTGCGGCGGAAAAGGATATTTATCTGAAAATAGAATCGATGCGTTAAAAAATGACACCGAAATTTATACCACTTTTGAAGGCGATAATACCGTTTTGATGCAATTAGTAGCGAAAAACCGTTTGTCTGAATTTAGAAAATCGTTTGGAGAAATGGGGGCTGCAGGAATTATAAATTATGTATTTGAAAATGCAAAAACGGCAATTACAGAGAAAAATCCAATTGCAACACGTAGAACAGATGATGAACATTTGCTTGATGGAGAGTTTCATTTGCAGGCATTTATTCATCGTGAAAAGGCGATATTAGCTTCAGCAGCAAGACGTATCAAAAAACTGGTTGATGGCGGCTTAGAACCTTATGATGCTTTTAATGTTGTTCAGCATCAAATGATTGATGTTGCTCAGGCTTATCTTGAAAGAGTGGTTTTGGAACAATTTCAATTAGCAATAAAAACCGTAGAAGATCAAAAGACAAAAGAAATATTGACAAAACTGAATCATTTATACGCTCTTTCGCAATTAGAAAAAAACAAAGCGTGGTATCTTGAAGACGGATATATGGAAGCGGTAAAAACTAAAGCAATCCGTAAAATTGTGAATCAGCTTTGTTGGGATATTCGACCAGATGCAGTTTCGCTAGTAAATGCATTTGATATTCCTGAGAGTTGTTTGGCGGCGCCAATTGCGGTTTAG
- the aspA gene encoding aspartate ammonia-lyase has product MGSTRKEHDFLGELDIPDHLYYGIQTFRAVENFNITGIPISKEPLFIKALGYVKKAAALANKDCGALDAKIAEAICYGSDQVIAGKFDQEFVSDLIQGGAGTSVNMNANEVIANIGLEYLGHKKGEYNFLHPNNHVNCSQSTNDAYPSAFRIALYLKMESFIKTLEGLEVAFTAKGEEFKSVLKMGRTQLQDAVPMTLGQEFKSYATTIGEDVRRLKEAQSLVLEINMGATAIGTRVNAPEGYPEICVNYLAKEVGIPLTLSPDLIEATVDTGAYVQIMGTLKRTAVKISKICNDLRLLSSGPRTGFNEINLPARQPGSSIMPGKVNPVIPEVVNQTCFYVIGQDLTVTMAAEAGQLQLNVMEPVIAFAMFTSLDYLSNAIQTLIDKCITGITANVDHCYNMVMNSIGIVTQLNPILGYEESASIAGEALKMNKSVHEIVVVERKLITQEKWDEIYSLDNLIHPKFITK; this is encoded by the coding sequence ATGGGATCAACAAGAAAAGAACATGATTTTTTAGGAGAATTAGACATTCCGGATCATCTGTATTATGGTATCCAAACTTTTAGAGCTGTAGAAAATTTTAATATTACAGGAATTCCAATTTCAAAAGAGCCATTATTTATCAAAGCTTTAGGTTATGTAAAAAAAGCCGCAGCTCTTGCCAATAAAGATTGTGGCGCACTTGACGCAAAAATTGCCGAAGCGATTTGTTACGGAAGCGATCAGGTAATTGCCGGTAAATTTGATCAGGAATTTGTAAGCGATTTAATTCAGGGCGGAGCAGGAACATCTGTAAATATGAATGCAAATGAGGTAATCGCAAACATAGGTTTAGAATATCTTGGGCATAAAAAAGGAGAATATAATTTTCTACATCCCAATAATCATGTAAACTGTTCACAATCTACAAATGATGCTTATCCATCGGCGTTTAGAATTGCTCTTTATTTAAAAATGGAAAGCTTCATTAAAACCTTAGAAGGTTTAGAAGTAGCTTTTACAGCAAAAGGCGAAGAGTTTAAAAGCGTCCTGAAAATGGGAAGAACGCAATTGCAAGACGCCGTTCCAATGACTTTAGGGCAAGAATTTAAATCTTATGCTACAACAATTGGAGAAGACGTTAGAAGATTAAAAGAAGCTCAAAGTTTGGTTTTAGAAATCAATATGGGAGCAACAGCAATTGGAACAAGAGTAAACGCGCCAGAAGGATATCCGGAAATCTGCGTGAATTATTTAGCCAAAGAAGTAGGAATTCCGTTGACACTTTCACCAGATCTAATCGAAGCTACAGTAGATACCGGAGCTTACGTTCAAATTATGGGAACGCTTAAAAGAACGGCGGTAAAAATTTCTAAAATCTGCAATGATTTAAGATTGTTGAGTTCAGGACCAAGAACAGGTTTCAACGAAATCAATTTGCCGGCACGTCAGCCAGGATCTTCGATTATGCCGGGCAAAGTAAATCCTGTGATTCCAGAAGTTGTAAATCAGACTTGTTTTTATGTAATTGGGCAGGATTTAACCGTTACAATGGCAGCAGAAGCGGGACAATTACAACTAAATGTAATGGAACCAGTTATTGCTTTTGCAATGTTTACATCGCTGGATTATCTTTCGAATGCAATTCAAACTTTAATCGATAAATGTATTACAGGAATTACTGCAAATGTTGATCATTGTTATAATATGGTCATGAACAGCATTGGAATCGTGACGCAACTAAATCCAATTTTAGGTTACGAGGAAAGCGCAAGTATTGCCGGAGAAGCTTTAAAAATGAATAAAAGCGTTCATGAAATTGTTGTAGTCGAAAGAAAACTAATTACTCAGGAAAAATGGGATGAAATTTATTCTTTGGATAATTTAATTCATCCAAAATTTATCACAAAGTAA
- a CDS encoding HAMP domain-containing sensor histidine kinase produces MDVRKKITFTYVALSTFSTLLLCIIVFVLFRENNRYHFLKRLEDRAKIVASIHFQKDPEKIKYYKNLKKNGLEELIEEEEFVLKINSANSFDYNTKLNLPNEFYTNVLKTGEDYYEVNNKYYLGQVFTENNQRYIVIVGARDRRGPTTTIYIVKIMLFGGIGFVFLAFFLGRFLAKRVINPVARITKEVNRISASNLHNRLPEVKNSDEISDLTETFNDMLDRLETSFEIQANFINNASHELKTPITTIIAESEIMLLKEREVPEYIQSLENIYNQASRLGNLTESLLKLTQTGYDGKKQVLDIARIDELLMDVKSDLDKIYPDNRVSIKLNFAPKDSNLLLIPCNKPLLELAINNIITNGVKYSDNNEVFVTLSANQEWIKISINDIGIGIPPEDIPHLYEPFFRGKIAAKYIGYGLGLPLASKIIRMHDGEIQVQSEQNKGTIVTIVFNKSNIKKNNIKNSNVES; encoded by the coding sequence ATGGATGTAAGAAAAAAAATAACTTTTACATATGTAGCACTTTCTACCTTTAGTACACTATTATTGTGTATCATCGTTTTTGTTTTATTTCGCGAAAATAATCGCTATCATTTCTTAAAACGACTGGAAGACAGAGCTAAAATTGTGGCTTCAATTCATTTTCAAAAAGATCCTGAAAAAATAAAGTATTATAAAAATCTGAAGAAAAACGGGTTAGAGGAACTTATTGAAGAAGAAGAATTTGTGCTGAAAATAAACAGCGCCAATAGTTTTGATTATAATACAAAATTGAATCTTCCGAATGAGTTTTATACCAATGTTCTAAAAACCGGTGAAGATTATTATGAAGTAAATAATAAGTATTATTTAGGACAAGTTTTCACAGAGAATAATCAGCGATATATTGTAATTGTTGGCGCACGCGATCGTCGAGGTCCAACAACGACAATTTATATCGTAAAAATTATGCTTTTTGGAGGAATAGGATTTGTATTTTTAGCCTTCTTTTTAGGACGTTTTCTGGCCAAACGTGTTATTAATCCTGTTGCAAGAATTACCAAAGAAGTAAACAGAATTAGTGCCTCAAACCTGCACAACAGATTGCCGGAAGTTAAAAACTCAGACGAAATATCAGATCTTACAGAGACTTTTAATGATATGTTGGATCGATTGGAAACCTCTTTTGAGATTCAGGCGAATTTTATCAATAATGCTTCTCACGAATTAAAAACGCCAATAACAACCATTATTGCAGAGTCGGAAATTATGCTTCTTAAAGAAAGAGAAGTTCCGGAATACATTCAATCTTTAGAGAATATTTACAATCAGGCTTCGAGATTAGGAAACTTAACCGAAAGTTTGTTGAAACTCACTCAAACGGGTTACGACGGAAAAAAACAAGTATTGGATATTGCCCGAATCGACGAATTATTAATGGATGTAAAATCGGATTTAGATAAAATTTATCCGGATAATCGTGTGAGCATCAAGCTTAATTTTGCGCCAAAAGATTCTAATTTACTTTTAATTCCCTGCAATAAACCGCTTCTTGAATTGGCAATAAACAATATTATTACGAATGGAGTTAAATATTCGGATAATAATGAAGTTTTCGTTACGCTTTCTGCTAATCAGGAATGGATTAAAATTTCGATTAATGATATCGGAATCGGAATTCCGCCAGAAGATATTCCGCATTTGTATGAACCTTTTTTTAGAGGGAAAATTGCAGCTAAATATATAGGTTACGGTTTAGGGCTTCCTTTGGCTTCAAAAATTATCCGCATGCATGATGGTGAAATTCAGGTACAATCGGAACAAAATAAAGGTACAATTGTAACGATTGTTTTTAACAAATCAAACATCAAGAAAAACAACATTAAAAATTCTAATGTTGAATCTTAG
- a CDS encoding EamA family transporter, translated as MKTTKYYIAAITCFVIWGFFSLVLKPIHDYASLDILFYRVFSCSILMLLIAFTFRRKKVKEAIETFKGFTKAEKKKTVLLNIGGSVFLMANWFTFIYVMNHVSVKATSLAYLVCPILTTLLAYFILHEKLSKTQWMAVGLSISGCLLLSYANIMDMFFSIIIGFTYASYLVSQRINKGFDKFIVLTFHITMAALFLVPFYPAYSGPVPTEFKFYFCIETIAILFTIFPLFLNLYALSGINSSTVGMLLNINPMIAFLLAMFLYKEQFGPIQILAYGIVFLAVLVFNSHHIFAIKQRLLQYPKALK; from the coding sequence GTGAAAACAACAAAATACTACATAGCAGCGATTACATGTTTTGTAATCTGGGGATTTTTTAGTTTGGTTTTAAAACCAATACACGACTATGCCTCTTTAGATATTTTATTTTATCGTGTCTTTAGTTGTAGTATTCTAATGTTGCTGATTGCTTTTACATTCAGACGAAAAAAAGTCAAAGAAGCCATCGAAACCTTCAAAGGATTTACGAAAGCAGAGAAGAAAAAAACTGTCTTATTAAATATCGGCGGAAGCGTTTTTCTAATGGCAAACTGGTTCACATTTATTTATGTAATGAATCATGTTAGTGTAAAAGCAACTTCTTTGGCGTATTTAGTTTGCCCAATTTTAACGACTTTATTAGCGTATTTTATTTTGCATGAAAAACTAAGCAAAACGCAATGGATGGCAGTAGGATTAAGCATTTCAGGATGTTTACTTTTATCGTATGCCAATATTATGGATATGTTTTTTAGCATCATAATTGGTTTTACATATGCATCCTATTTAGTAAGTCAACGTATCAATAAAGGCTTTGATAAATTTATAGTTTTAACGTTCCATATTACAATGGCTGCCTTATTTTTAGTACCATTTTATCCGGCTTATAGCGGTCCGGTTCCAACAGAATTTAAGTTTTATTTCTGTATCGAAACCATCGCAATTCTGTTTACAATCTTTCCGTTGTTCCTTAATTTATATGCCCTTTCGGGAATTAATTCATCAACAGTTGGAATGCTTTTAAATATTAATCCAATGATTGCTTTTCTATTAGCAATGTTCCTATACAAAGAACAATTTGGACCAATACAGATTCTGGCATACGGAATCGTTTTTCTTGCAGTATTAGTTTTTAATTCACATCACATTTTTGCTATTAAGCAAAGATTATTACAATATCCAAAGGCTCTAAAATAA